In Actinomyces radicidentis, one genomic interval encodes:
- a CDS encoding DUF4276 family protein translates to MSRMNGPREVLVLVEGPTEEAMIKRVLAPAAFNEGLILIPSPVITSKTAQGTHRGGGAWKHYDERLKDMFKATHFTKIALLIDYYKYPSNAPGASGDPDECERALVEDYPDHRFRPHVVMHEIEALVLAAIAAGYGDERFDKVRLRHLRQVIERAGGPEKVNNGEATAPSKRLKILDPAYGKIAVGPELVAEAGLGAVLEQCPRFATWWEELLS, encoded by the coding sequence ATGAGCCGCATGAACGGCCCGCGCGAGGTGCTCGTCTTGGTCGAGGGACCGACTGAGGAGGCGATGATCAAGCGTGTTCTCGCACCGGCAGCGTTCAACGAGGGTCTCATCCTCATTCCCTCCCCGGTCATCACCTCGAAGACCGCGCAGGGGACTCACCGTGGCGGAGGAGCCTGGAAGCACTACGACGAGCGTCTCAAGGACATGTTCAAGGCGACCCACTTCACGAAGATCGCCCTACTGATCGACTACTACAAGTACCCGTCCAATGCGCCCGGCGCCTCGGGCGACCCCGACGAGTGCGAGAGAGCGCTCGTCGAGGACTACCCAGACCATCGCTTTCGCCCGCACGTCGTCATGCACGAGATCGAGGCGCTCGTCCTCGCCGCGATCGCGGCCGGTTACGGTGACGAGCGTTTCGATAAGGTTCGCCTGCGTCACCTGCGGCAGGTCATCGAGCGTGCGGGCGGGCCTGAGAAGGTCAATAACGGTGAGGCGACGGCACCGTCGAAGAGGCTCAAGATCCTCGATCCCGCTTACGGGAAGATCGCCGTCGGACCTGAGCTTGTCGCGGAAGCGGGTCTGGGCGCGGTCCTTGAGCAGTGCCCCCGGTTCGCGACGTGGTGGGAGGAGCTGCTGTCCTGA
- the tmk gene encoding dTMP kinase → MTPTPPAPVPAQVDDAPRPGLFITFEGGDGVGKSTQIDRLATLLVAAHLDYVRTREPGGTELGTEIRRLLLDGGHVDPRAEALLYAADRAHHVTTKVRPALEAGSVVISDRYLDSSVAYQGAARDLGPGEVRDLSLWATDGLLPDLTILLDAEPGLAERRRASRGEKDRLEREPDAFHQALREEFLALAALEPERFVVIDAEQDLETVARLVAVNVARLVARRGGGLRGEDTAGDGTAEAAPPAAAVREAVLRRYPDLHASELDG, encoded by the coding sequence GTGACTCCGACGCCCCCCGCCCCGGTTCCCGCCCAGGTCGACGACGCGCCCCGCCCGGGCCTGTTCATCACCTTCGAGGGCGGCGACGGCGTCGGCAAGTCCACCCAGATCGACCGCCTCGCCACCCTCCTCGTGGCCGCGCACCTCGACTACGTGCGCACCCGCGAGCCCGGCGGCACCGAGCTCGGCACGGAGATCCGTCGGCTCCTGCTCGACGGCGGCCACGTCGACCCGCGCGCCGAGGCCCTCCTCTACGCCGCGGACCGCGCCCACCACGTCACCACGAAGGTCCGCCCCGCCCTCGAGGCGGGCAGCGTCGTCATCTCGGACCGCTACCTCGACTCCTCCGTCGCCTACCAGGGCGCCGCGCGGGATCTCGGCCCCGGCGAGGTCCGCGACCTCTCCCTGTGGGCCACCGACGGGCTCCTCCCGGACCTCACGATCCTCCTCGACGCCGAGCCCGGCCTCGCCGAGCGCCGTCGGGCCTCCCGCGGGGAGAAGGACCGGCTCGAACGCGAGCCCGACGCCTTCCACCAGGCGCTGCGCGAGGAGTTCCTCGCGCTCGCGGCCCTCGAGCCGGAGCGCTTCGTCGTCATCGACGCCGAGCAGGACCTCGAGACCGTCGCCCGCCTCGTCGCCGTCAACGTCGCCCGCCTCGTCGCCCGCCGGGGCGGCGGCCTGCGCGGCGAGGACACGGCCGGAGACGGCACGGCCGAGGCCGCCCCGCCCGCCGCCGCGGTCCGCGAGGCCGTCCTGCGCCGCTACCCTGACCTCCACGCCTCGGAGCTCGACGGATGA
- a CDS encoding alpha/beta hydrolase, translating to MITPETSRFPRLSGRRRRALAATGAAIVSALALVGCQSGGSTGSDGAVPAATAATATVTASVPAELTRFYEQKASWYPCGPDAGMTESSASEAKGFTCATIEVPVDYSDPSGQTVKVAMKKLAATGGDAVGTLFINPGGPGGSGVDLVQSADGYFSDTLLKSYDVVGFDPRGVGSSTAVDCLTDAELDAERAGDDEEPIAEETSDAAAQADVADYASGLEKKCESRTEPAALLDHIDTISAAKDLDVMRAVEGQSALTYLGFSYGTYLGATYAELFPGNVGRLVLDGAIDPSLSAADLTLGQAKGFESALRAYVKDCQAGSDCPLAGSVDDGVKQVRDLLESTRTSPIPTSDDKRPLTFSLAQDAVLGVLYQSESWSVLSQGLDQAMNQNDGSTLLYIADVFASRNDDGTYSGNGDEVINAINCLDYPVEGDAATWNEEEAELKKASPTFGAGLGYSDLFCKAWGHTSTRTRGEIHAKGAAPILVVGTTGDPATPYPWAQSLAKQLDSGHLLTWKGEGHTAYGRAGDCVTKAVDAYLLAGQLPEEGKTCEGSE from the coding sequence GTGATCACCCCCGAGACCTCACGCTTCCCCCGTCTCTCCGGCCGACGCCGTCGGGCGCTCGCGGCCACGGGCGCCGCGATCGTGTCCGCCCTCGCCCTCGTCGGCTGCCAGTCGGGAGGCTCCACCGGCTCCGACGGCGCCGTCCCCGCCGCCACCGCCGCGACCGCGACGGTCACCGCCTCCGTGCCCGCTGAGCTGACCCGCTTCTACGAGCAGAAGGCCTCCTGGTACCCCTGCGGGCCCGACGCCGGGATGACCGAGTCCTCCGCCTCCGAGGCCAAGGGCTTCACCTGCGCCACCATCGAGGTCCCGGTCGACTACTCCGACCCCTCGGGGCAGACCGTCAAGGTCGCCATGAAGAAGCTGGCCGCGACCGGCGGCGACGCCGTCGGCACCCTCTTCATCAACCCCGGCGGGCCCGGCGGCTCCGGCGTCGACCTCGTCCAGTCCGCCGACGGCTACTTCTCCGACACGCTCCTCAAGAGCTACGACGTCGTCGGATTCGACCCCCGAGGCGTCGGGTCCTCGACCGCCGTCGACTGCCTCACCGACGCCGAGCTCGACGCCGAGCGCGCCGGGGACGACGAGGAGCCGATCGCCGAGGAGACCTCCGACGCCGCCGCCCAGGCCGACGTCGCCGACTACGCGAGCGGCCTCGAGAAGAAGTGCGAGTCCCGCACCGAGCCGGCCGCGCTCCTCGACCACATCGACACGATCTCCGCCGCCAAGGACCTCGACGTCATGCGCGCCGTCGAGGGGCAGAGCGCCCTGACCTACCTCGGTTTCTCCTACGGCACCTACCTTGGCGCCACCTACGCCGAGCTCTTCCCGGGCAACGTCGGTCGCCTCGTCCTCGACGGCGCCATCGACCCCAGCCTCTCCGCCGCGGACCTCACCCTCGGCCAGGCCAAGGGCTTCGAGTCGGCCCTGCGCGCCTACGTGAAGGACTGCCAGGCCGGCAGCGACTGCCCGCTGGCCGGCAGCGTCGACGACGGCGTCAAGCAGGTGCGCGACCTCCTGGAGTCGACGCGCACGAGCCCGATCCCCACCTCGGACGACAAGCGCCCGCTCACCTTCTCACTGGCGCAGGACGCCGTCCTCGGAGTGCTCTACCAGTCGGAGTCCTGGTCCGTCCTCAGCCAGGGCCTCGACCAGGCGATGAACCAGAACGACGGCTCGACCCTGCTCTACATCGCCGACGTCTTCGCCTCGCGCAACGACGACGGCACGTACTCCGGCAACGGCGACGAGGTCATCAACGCCATCAACTGCCTCGACTACCCGGTCGAGGGGGACGCCGCGACCTGGAACGAGGAGGAGGCGGAGCTCAAGAAGGCCTCCCCGACCTTCGGCGCGGGCCTGGGCTACTCCGACCTCTTCTGCAAGGCCTGGGGGCACACCTCGACGCGCACCCGCGGGGAGATCCACGCGAAGGGCGCCGCACCGATCCTCGTCGTCGGCACGACCGGCGACCCCGCCACCCCCTACCCCTGGGCGCAGAGCCTCGCGAAGCAGCTCGACTCCGGTCACCTGCTCACCTGGAAGGGCGAGGGCCACACGGCCTACGGGCGCGCCGGGGACTGCGTGACGAAGGCCGTCGACGCCTACCTGCTCGCCGGGCAGCTGCCCGAGGAGGGCAAGACCTGCGAGGGCTCGGAGTAG
- a CDS encoding DNA polymerase III subunit delta' has translation MTVWDDLVGQEQVVETFRAAARSARALAEARECGPRATAPAVAPSTEVEDLPPGVDEPPTGTATADAAGDPLGAEEAVAASAGVASEDGSAMTHAWLVTGPPGSGRSNAARAFAAALECTGPVPGCGECKACRDVMSGTHPDVVRLATERLIITMDEVKELIGEAQRRPWTGRWRVILIEDADRMAERTTNVLLKSIEEPPPQTVWILCTPSADDVLPTIRSRCRLVTLRIPPADAVAELLVRRDGAEPELAARAARASQSHIGLARHLATDPGAWERRRRLLLAPVSLRSVGDAVLAAAELVDKAEAEAKDATTERDARERAELMRALGMEGEAKVPPALRAQVRQLEEDQKRRAKRARTDVLDRAMIDLLSFYRDVLATQMGSDVDRVNIDLDEAVDQVARSTRPDQSLARIAAIEECRARLRSNAAPLLAVESLMVQLRPQA, from the coding sequence ATGACCGTTTGGGACGACCTCGTCGGCCAGGAGCAGGTCGTCGAGACCTTCCGCGCCGCCGCCCGCTCCGCGCGCGCCCTCGCCGAGGCCCGCGAGTGCGGCCCGCGCGCGACGGCCCCCGCCGTCGCGCCGTCGACGGAGGTCGAGGACCTCCCGCCCGGCGTCGACGAGCCCCCCACGGGCACCGCGACCGCGGACGCCGCCGGCGACCCGCTCGGCGCGGAGGAGGCCGTGGCCGCGTCCGCCGGAGTCGCATCCGAGGACGGCTCCGCGATGACCCACGCCTGGCTCGTCACCGGCCCGCCCGGCTCCGGCCGCTCCAACGCCGCCCGCGCCTTCGCCGCCGCCCTCGAGTGCACCGGCCCCGTGCCCGGCTGCGGGGAGTGCAAGGCCTGCCGCGACGTCATGAGCGGCACCCACCCCGACGTCGTCCGCCTCGCCACCGAGCGCCTCATCATCACCATGGACGAGGTCAAGGAGCTCATCGGGGAGGCCCAGCGCCGCCCGTGGACCGGCCGCTGGCGCGTCATCCTCATCGAGGACGCGGACCGCATGGCCGAGCGCACCACCAACGTCCTCCTCAAGTCCATCGAGGAGCCCCCGCCGCAGACCGTCTGGATCCTGTGCACCCCCAGCGCCGACGACGTCCTGCCGACCATCCGCTCGCGCTGCCGCCTCGTCACCCTGCGCATCCCGCCCGCCGACGCCGTCGCCGAGCTCCTCGTGCGCCGCGACGGCGCCGAGCCCGAGCTCGCGGCCCGCGCCGCCCGCGCCAGCCAGTCCCACATCGGGCTCGCCCGCCACCTCGCCACGGACCCCGGGGCCTGGGAGCGCCGTCGTCGGCTCCTTCTCGCCCCCGTGTCCCTGCGGAGCGTGGGCGACGCCGTCCTCGCCGCCGCCGAGCTCGTCGACAAGGCGGAGGCCGAGGCCAAGGACGCCACCACCGAGCGCGACGCCCGGGAGAGGGCCGAGCTCATGCGGGCGCTCGGCATGGAGGGTGAGGCGAAGGTGCCGCCCGCTCTGCGCGCCCAGGTCCGCCAGCTCGAGGAGGACCAGAAGCGCCGCGCCAAGCGCGCCCGCACCGACGTCCTCGACCGCGCCATGATCGACCTGCTGTCCTTCTACCGGGACGTGCTCGCCACCCAGATGGGCTCCGACGTCGACCGCGTCAACATCGACCTCGACGAGGCCGTCGACCAGGTCGCCCGCAGCACCCGGCCGGACCAGTCGCTCGCGCGCATCGCCGCCATCGAGGAGTGCCGCGCCCGCCTGCGCTCCAACGCGGCGCCCCTGCTCGCCGTCGAGTCCCTCATGGTCCAGCTCCGCCCGCAGGCCTGA
- a CDS encoding AAA family ATPase — protein sequence MNPGLGTLTVEGLGSVRGLTLDLTTGVTVLIGANGAGKSNLVSAFELVSRIWDDSFQDYLFQRGGVSNVLFEGPEGPATEMRIRLLADEDAEGNRSGYDVRLKENPADAMGEVVLLERLLFQAPGYPKPYDESLGIWAVTSRARRIASGDAKGRRANFVAHVRPLLEGCRVFHFDDVSDNAPVKGWSTVGDDVELRADAENIAAYLYKVREDYPRHYQRIVSAVRAVTPFFDDFVLEPGRNERIRLRWRQTGLDRTFLAREASDGTLRFICLATLLLGPDRPATVVLDEPELGLHPAAIDMLVEMVRTAAERGHKVILATQSVPLVSHFSVEEIAVLERDDGATVVTRPDAERLSAFLDDYSTGNLWEMNLLGGRPVPETAA from the coding sequence ATGAATCCAGGGCTCGGCACGCTGACCGTCGAAGGCCTGGGGTCGGTCCGTGGGCTCACGCTCGACCTTACGACAGGCGTCACCGTCCTCATTGGTGCCAACGGGGCGGGCAAGTCCAACCTGGTGAGTGCCTTCGAACTTGTGTCCCGTATCTGGGACGACTCCTTCCAGGATTATCTCTTCCAGCGCGGTGGGGTGAGCAACGTACTCTTCGAGGGGCCCGAGGGGCCCGCCACCGAGATGAGGATCCGGCTGCTCGCCGATGAGGACGCCGAGGGCAACCGTAGCGGCTACGACGTCCGGCTCAAGGAGAACCCTGCAGACGCAATGGGTGAAGTGGTGCTCCTGGAGCGCCTCCTCTTCCAGGCGCCCGGGTATCCGAAGCCCTACGACGAAAGTCTTGGGATCTGGGCTGTAACAAGTCGAGCACGGCGGATCGCCTCCGGTGACGCCAAGGGGAGACGGGCGAACTTCGTAGCGCACGTCCGCCCGCTGCTGGAGGGTTGTCGTGTCTTCCACTTCGACGACGTTTCGGACAACGCTCCCGTCAAGGGGTGGTCGACGGTGGGTGACGATGTCGAGCTCCGTGCAGACGCTGAGAATATTGCCGCCTACCTCTACAAGGTACGTGAGGATTATCCACGCCACTACCAACGGATCGTCAGCGCCGTACGAGCGGTGACGCCCTTCTTCGACGACTTCGTCCTGGAACCGGGCAGGAACGAGAGGATTCGGCTCCGATGGCGCCAGACGGGACTTGACCGCACCTTCCTCGCCCGCGAGGCCAGTGACGGGACGCTCCGGTTCATCTGTCTGGCGACGCTCCTGCTCGGCCCGGACCGCCCCGCGACCGTGGTGCTTGACGAGCCTGAGCTGGGCCTCCACCCGGCGGCCATCGACATGCTTGTCGAGATGGTGAGGACGGCTGCCGAGCGAGGGCACAAGGTCATTCTCGCCACGCAGTCCGTCCCTCTCGTCTCCCACTTCAGCGTGGAGGAGATCGCTGTCCTCGAGCGCGATGACGGCGCTACGGTGGTCACCAGACCCGACGCCGAACGTCTGTCCGCCTTCCTCGACGACTACTCCACCGGAAACCTCTGGGAGATGAACCTCCTGGGAGGTCGGCCCGTGCCGGAGACCGCCGCATGA
- a CDS encoding IS256 family transposase, whose amino-acid sequence MPATKSAVSTLIQEVLADPDLAHDDVFRRLLGAGLQDLIDAEAEAVIGASRYERTPERVTRRNGKRSKTVATTAGQVDLAIPKLRQGSFFPSLLNPRKRIDKALYAVVATAWVEGVSTRKVDDLVKALGCESGISKSSVSRICTDIDEAVGAFLNRPLDHTWFPYLFVDATYLDVRVGHRVVSQAVVVATGVSAAGRREILGMAVGDSESTDFWTSFLRSLRERGLKAPSPSDPTGVVMVTSDAHAGIRAAVKAILPGAAWQRCRVHFARNITSHLGSVRSKPVNALISTVFAQTTPEAVRATYHQVIDSLRASFPDVADMLTDAEADLTAFSVLPREHWVKVWSNNPIERLNREIKRRADVVQVFPNPDCVTRLIGAVLLDQHEEWQYGERRYLSETSMQRLTHTLTNDTQPLPLTA is encoded by the coding sequence ATGCCCGCCACCAAGTCTGCCGTGTCCACGCTGATCCAGGAAGTGCTGGCCGATCCCGACCTGGCTCACGATGACGTCTTCCGCCGTCTGCTGGGCGCGGGACTGCAGGACCTCATTGACGCCGAGGCTGAGGCGGTCATCGGCGCCTCGCGCTACGAGCGCACCCCCGAGCGAGTCACCCGCCGCAACGGGAAGCGCTCCAAGACGGTTGCGACCACCGCCGGACAGGTGGACCTGGCCATCCCCAAGCTCCGCCAGGGCTCCTTCTTCCCCAGTCTGCTCAACCCCCGCAAGAGGATCGACAAGGCCCTGTACGCCGTGGTCGCCACCGCCTGGGTCGAGGGGGTCTCCACCCGCAAGGTCGACGACCTGGTCAAGGCCCTGGGATGCGAGTCGGGGATCTCCAAGTCGTCGGTGTCGCGGATCTGCACCGACATCGACGAGGCTGTCGGCGCGTTCCTGAACCGACCCCTGGACCACACGTGGTTCCCGTACCTGTTCGTGGACGCCACCTACCTGGACGTGAGAGTCGGGCATCGGGTCGTCTCCCAGGCCGTCGTGGTCGCCACCGGCGTCTCAGCCGCGGGGCGCCGCGAGATCCTGGGCATGGCGGTGGGTGACAGCGAGTCCACCGACTTCTGGACCAGCTTCCTGCGGTCCTTGCGCGAGCGCGGCCTGAAGGCCCCCTCGCCCTCCGACCCCACCGGGGTGGTCATGGTCACCAGCGACGCCCACGCCGGCATCCGCGCCGCCGTCAAGGCGATCCTGCCCGGAGCGGCCTGGCAGCGCTGCCGCGTCCACTTCGCCCGCAACATCACCTCCCACCTGGGGTCGGTGCGCTCCAAGCCCGTCAATGCCCTGATCTCCACCGTGTTCGCCCAGACCACCCCCGAGGCCGTGCGCGCCACCTACCACCAGGTCATCGACTCCCTGCGCGCCTCCTTCCCCGACGTCGCCGACATGCTCACCGACGCCGAGGCCGACCTGACCGCCTTCTCGGTCCTGCCCAGGGAGCACTGGGTCAAGGTGTGGTCCAACAACCCCATCGAGCGCCTCAACCGCGAGATCAAGCGCCGCGCCGACGTCGTCCAGGTCTTCCCCAACCCAGACTGCGTCACCCGCCTTATCGGCGCCGTCCTGCTCGACCAGCACGAGGAATGGCAGTACGGCGAACGCCGCTACCTGTCCGAGACCTCCATGCAACGACTCACCCACACCCTCACCAACGACACCCAACCCCTGCCCCTGACGGCCTGA
- the topA gene encoding type I DNA topoisomerase has protein sequence MSKKLVIVESPNKVRSIAGYLGSDFDVEASVGHIRDLAQPSELPAAEKKGPYGKFAVDTEDGFKPYYVVNADKRKTVTQLKKALKEADELYLATDDDREGEAIAWHLREVLKPKVPVKRMTFTEITKEAVTRALDNTRDLDLDLVDAQETRRILDRLVGYEVSPVLWRKVRAGLSAGRVQSVATRLVVERERERMAFKAAGYWGVEAELSTTLSKVDAVAAQSNAFTARLATLDGRRVATGRDFTDAGELRPAAVKAGTVHLHEGAAKAVADAVLRGAPRVAAVDEKPYKRRPAAPFTTSTLQQEASRKLRMNPRETMRVAQGLYENGFITYMRTDSTVLSSQAVGAARSQVAELYGAEYVPAKPRVYATKTKGAQEAHEAIRPAGDHFRTPAQVSGQLSGAQFRLYELIWKRTVASQMADAVGSTATVHVDVPLAPADGGSRDSGLTFGTAGFTASGTVITFRGFLAAYEEGRDAERYEDAKSSKGDKDVRLPSMIEGQELAALGSEASGHETTPPPRYTEASLVKALEEREIGRPSTYAATMSTISDRGYVEHRGQALVPTWLAFAVTRLLEENFAELVDYDFTASMERDLDRIAAGEEDRVAWLTRFYGGEGDAAGATPIPTDDSGENRGLKAMVENLGEIDARAVNSIEIGEGITLRVGRYGPYLESEDGKRANVPADVAPDELTVAKAKELFERAADDGRELGTDPSTGHTIIAKDGRYGPYVTEVLPEPEEEKDAEAAAADGEDGEKPKKKPARKKAVKGPKPRTASLFKSMSLSTVTLEQALDLLSLPRVVGQDDEGVDITAQNGRYGPYLKKGTDSRSLESEDQLFTVTLEQANEIFAQPKRRRGQAAPKAPLRELGTDPTSGRPVVIKDGRFGPYFTDGETNVTLRRDDDPATVTPERAYELLAEKRAKGPAKKRTTRKTTARKTTTRKTTAKKSTTKKS, from the coding sequence GTGTCCAAGAAGCTCGTCATCGTCGAGTCCCCGAACAAGGTCCGCTCCATCGCGGGCTACCTCGGGTCGGACTTCGACGTCGAGGCCTCCGTCGGGCACATCCGCGACCTCGCCCAGCCCTCCGAGCTGCCCGCCGCGGAGAAGAAGGGCCCCTACGGCAAGTTCGCCGTGGACACCGAGGACGGGTTCAAGCCGTACTACGTCGTCAACGCGGACAAGAGGAAGACGGTCACCCAGCTCAAGAAGGCCCTCAAGGAGGCCGACGAGCTCTACCTCGCCACCGACGACGACCGCGAGGGCGAGGCCATCGCCTGGCACCTGCGCGAGGTCCTCAAGCCCAAGGTCCCCGTCAAGCGCATGACCTTCACGGAGATCACCAAGGAGGCCGTCACCCGCGCGCTGGACAACACGCGCGACCTCGACCTCGACCTCGTCGACGCCCAGGAGACCCGTCGTATCCTCGACCGCCTCGTCGGCTACGAGGTCAGCCCCGTCCTGTGGCGCAAGGTCCGCGCCGGCCTGTCCGCCGGCCGCGTCCAGTCCGTCGCCACCCGCCTCGTCGTCGAGCGCGAGCGGGAGCGCATGGCCTTCAAGGCCGCCGGCTACTGGGGCGTCGAGGCCGAGCTCTCCACCACGCTGTCCAAGGTCGACGCCGTCGCCGCTCAGTCCAACGCCTTCACCGCCCGCCTCGCCACCCTCGACGGGCGCCGCGTCGCCACCGGCCGCGACTTCACCGACGCCGGCGAGCTACGCCCCGCCGCCGTCAAGGCCGGCACCGTGCACCTCCACGAGGGCGCCGCCAAGGCCGTCGCCGACGCCGTCCTGCGCGGGGCGCCGCGCGTGGCTGCCGTCGACGAGAAGCCCTACAAGCGCCGCCCCGCCGCCCCCTTCACCACCTCCACGCTCCAGCAGGAGGCCTCCCGCAAGCTGCGGATGAACCCCCGGGAGACCATGCGCGTCGCGCAGGGCCTCTACGAGAACGGCTTCATCACGTACATGCGAACGGACTCCACGGTCCTGTCCTCGCAGGCCGTGGGTGCCGCCCGCTCGCAGGTGGCCGAGCTCTACGGCGCCGAGTACGTCCCCGCCAAGCCCCGCGTCTACGCCACCAAGACCAAGGGCGCCCAGGAGGCCCACGAGGCGATACGCCCCGCGGGGGACCACTTCCGCACCCCCGCCCAGGTCTCCGGGCAGCTCTCCGGCGCGCAGTTCCGCCTCTACGAGCTCATCTGGAAGCGCACCGTCGCCTCCCAGATGGCCGACGCCGTCGGCTCCACGGCCACGGTGCACGTCGACGTCCCGCTCGCCCCGGCCGACGGCGGCTCGCGCGACTCCGGCCTCACCTTCGGCACGGCCGGCTTCACCGCCTCCGGCACCGTCATCACCTTCCGCGGCTTCCTCGCCGCCTACGAGGAGGGCCGCGACGCCGAGCGCTACGAGGACGCGAAGTCCTCCAAGGGGGACAAGGACGTGCGCCTGCCCTCCATGATCGAGGGCCAGGAGCTCGCCGCCCTGGGATCGGAGGCTTCCGGCCACGAGACCACCCCGCCGCCCCGCTACACGGAGGCCTCGCTCGTCAAGGCCCTCGAGGAGCGCGAGATCGGCCGCCCCTCGACCTACGCGGCCACCATGTCCACGATCTCGGACCGCGGGTACGTCGAGCACCGCGGCCAGGCCCTCGTGCCCACGTGGCTCGCCTTCGCGGTGACCCGCCTGCTCGAGGAGAACTTCGCCGAGCTCGTCGACTACGACTTCACCGCGTCTATGGAGCGCGACCTCGACCGCATCGCCGCCGGCGAGGAGGACCGCGTCGCCTGGCTCACCCGCTTCTACGGGGGTGAGGGCGACGCCGCCGGCGCCACCCCCATCCCGACGGACGACTCCGGCGAGAACCGCGGCCTCAAGGCCATGGTCGAGAACCTCGGCGAGATCGACGCCCGCGCCGTCAACTCCATCGAGATCGGCGAGGGCATCACCCTGCGCGTGGGCCGCTACGGGCCCTACCTCGAGTCCGAGGACGGCAAGCGCGCCAACGTCCCCGCCGACGTCGCCCCCGACGAGCTCACCGTCGCCAAGGCCAAGGAGCTCTTCGAGCGCGCTGCCGACGACGGCCGTGAGCTCGGCACCGACCCGTCCACCGGCCACACCATCATCGCCAAGGACGGCCGCTACGGCCCCTACGTCACCGAGGTCCTCCCCGAGCCCGAGGAGGAGAAGGACGCCGAGGCGGCGGCCGCCGACGGCGAGGACGGCGAGAAGCCGAAGAAGAAGCCCGCGCGCAAGAAGGCCGTCAAGGGCCCGAAGCCGCGCACGGCCTCCCTCTTCAAGTCGATGAGCCTGTCCACCGTCACCCTCGAGCAGGCCCTCGACCTGCTCAGCCTGCCCCGCGTCGTCGGGCAGGACGACGAGGGCGTCGACATCACCGCCCAGAACGGCCGCTACGGGCCGTACCTCAAGAAGGGCACCGACTCGCGCTCCCTGGAGAGCGAGGACCAGCTCTTCACGGTGACCCTCGAGCAGGCCAACGAGATCTTCGCCCAGCCCAAGCGCCGCCGCGGCCAGGCCGCCCCCAAGGCGCCGCTGCGCGAGCTCGGCACGGACCCGACCTCGGGGCGCCCCGTCGTCATCAAGGACGGGCGCTTCGGCCCGTACTTCACGGACGGGGAGACGAACGTGACCCTGCGCCGCGACGACGACCCGGCCACCGTCACCCCGGAGCGCGCCTACGAGCTCCTCGCCGAGAAGCGCGCCAAGGGCCCGGCCAAGAAGCGCACCACGCGGAAGACGACGGCCAGGAAGACGACGACGCGCAAGACGACGGCCAAGAAGTCGACCACGAAGAAGTCCTGA
- a CDS encoding asparaginase — MRVHVTYTGGTIGMVDSPHGLVPGADLEGWLADLVDGTELGHGITLTALDPLIDSSNATPESWQAIIDGLRRHHAEDPEQAFVVLHGTDTMAYTSAALSYALTDLGAPVVITGSQLPLGFVGSDAAPNVTGALRAATSGRVDGVSLFFGHRVLAGNRATKTSSWAFKGFDSPNVAPLAMTGAPWQWSPRPEPGCGWADAEPYRRHDVVVIDLAPGITTARLRAMLTPLPDAVVLRAFGVGNVPSEEPGLTGLIEEVIGAGVAVVVASQCHEAEVLLGHYEAGDAIARAGAIGSRDMTLEATYAKVQFLLSQGLRGKELSAQMGRSIAGELTESRG; from the coding sequence GTGCGCGTCCACGTCACCTACACCGGCGGCACCATCGGCATGGTCGACTCGCCCCACGGCCTCGTCCCCGGGGCCGACCTCGAGGGCTGGCTCGCCGACCTCGTCGACGGGACCGAGCTCGGCCACGGCATCACGCTGACCGCCCTCGACCCGCTCATCGACTCCTCGAACGCGACTCCCGAGTCGTGGCAGGCGATCATCGACGGCCTGCGCCGTCACCACGCCGAGGACCCGGAGCAGGCCTTCGTCGTCCTCCACGGCACGGACACGATGGCCTACACCTCGGCCGCCCTGTCCTACGCCCTCACCGACCTCGGGGCGCCCGTCGTCATCACCGGCTCGCAGCTCCCCCTCGGCTTCGTCGGCTCCGACGCGGCCCCCAACGTCACCGGGGCCCTGCGCGCCGCGACGAGCGGGCGGGTCGACGGCGTGAGCCTCTTCTTCGGTCACCGCGTCCTGGCCGGCAACCGGGCGACCAAGACGAGCTCGTGGGCCTTCAAGGGCTTCGACTCCCCCAACGTCGCGCCGCTCGCCATGACGGGCGCACCGTGGCAGTGGTCGCCGCGCCCGGAGCCCGGCTGCGGATGGGCCGACGCCGAGCCGTACCGGCGCCACGACGTCGTCGTCATCGACCTCGCCCCCGGCATCACGACGGCCCGGCTGCGCGCGATGCTCACGCCGCTGCCCGACGCCGTCGTCCTGCGGGCCTTCGGCGTCGGCAACGTGCCGAGCGAGGAGCCGGGCCTCACCGGACTCATCGAGGAGGTCATCGGGGCGGGGGTGGCCGTCGTCGTCGCCTCGCAGTGCCACGAGGCGGAGGTGCTCCTGGGCCACTACGAGGCCGGGGACGCGATCGCCCGCGCGGGCGCCATCGGCAGCCGCGACATGACGCTGGAGGCGACCTACGCGAAGGTGCAGTTCCTCCTGTCCCAGGGGCTGCGCGGCAAGGAGCTGAGCGCCCAGATGGGCCGCAGCATCGCCGGGGAGCTCACCGAGTCCCGCGGCTGA